GTCCACCTCGTTGGCGCCCCAGGAGGATGGGAAGTGAGTGGGTGGCTTGCCGTCGGGCGCTTGATGGATGACGTCGCCGAGAAAAAGGTACGTGTGGGTGACGATATCCGACGGGGCGAGTCCCTCCTTGAACGCGCGGGCGCGGATCACCGTAGTACCGCCGATCTGGACGGGCCGGGTCGCAGGCGGCGATTGGCCCGGAGCGGGTTCGCTGAAGTCGGAACAATAATAGACCACAGCGCCGGGAGTGCGGGAGGAAATCGAGAGGGAGAAAGGGCTTTCGTAAAAACCGCGTGCAACACTGAACTGCGGCGGCGCGGCTTGGCCTGGGCTGGCAGGTTGGGCTTGAGAAGTTGAAAGCAGCCAGAGGCAGATCCCGACTGCAAACTGCGCTTTGCGATAGAGTCCGCCCCATCCAACACAAAAGTGAATGAAGGAAGATTTGCGGCGTGTCACCGACAATCTGTGGAGGCACCGAAAGCGCACGGTGCCGTAACTTAATCGCATTCCGACTTCAGGACCACTGGTTTCCTGCCAGTGCCCGGCAATTCTTTCCATGAACCAGACGGTAGGGCGAGCCTGTCCCCAGCGAGCCGAGTCGGACGAGTTCCAAGCGCGTGGAGCGGCTCGCCGGGACGGACTCGCCCTACCGGGTTCATGGACCGAGTGCAGGTTCGAAAGGTTTTCCAGAGCAACCTGCGATTCGCGCAAAGAATGTTTTTCTTCGGACAAAATCGGGAAGGAATCCTCCGCAACAAAGCGCAAAGCTTGCGGGGAAAGAAGCCTTGACCCGGCCTGTAGAGGGGTTAAATGAATGCCTGTCCCTTGGGCTTCGTCCCAATCTCTAGGCACACAAAACCTGTATCAGGACTTGAACAAACTATGATGACTACCCGTTCCCGCTTCCTCCAGTTGGCTGCAACGCTCCTCCTCTTCGCGGCGATTCCGCCGGCGACCCCGGCCGCCGAGGCCCCGAAAAAGTTGCTGGTCGTCACGGCCACGGTCGGCTTTCCGCATAGTTCAATCCCCACGGCCGAAAAAGTCCTTGCGCAACTCGGCGAAAAAACCGGCGTGTTCACCGTGGATATTGTGGGCAGCGGGCCGCGGCCCCGAGACAAAGCTCAAGCCACGGCCTGGATGGAGAAGATGACCAAAGACCTGGCGGAGAAGATGAACCCCGAGGCGTTGAAAAAATACGACGGCTTCATTTTCGCCAATACCACGGGCGTGTTGCCGCTTCCGGACAAGAAGGCGTTTCTGGAGTCGATCCGCGGCGGCAAAGCCTTCATTGGCATGCACTCGGCCAGCGACACGTTTCACGCCGAGGAAGGCGCGCCCGATCCCTACAAGTCAGGCCTGATTGACCCTTACACTCGGATGCTGGGCGGCGAGTTTCGGGTTCACTACGCGCAAGTTCCGATTGATTGCCTGGTGGTCGATCCCAAGCATCCGTCCACCACCGCGCTCGGTGACGTCTTTAAGATCGCTCAGGAGGAGGTTTATTTGATGAAGAACTACGACGCGAGCCGCGTGCATGAATTGCTGGTGCTGGACAAGCATCCCAATGACAAAGGCGTCTGGGGTCGATTCCCCGTGTCGTGGTGCTCGAATTACGGTCAGGGCCGTGTTTTCTACACTTCACTGGGCCATCGCGAGGATGTCTGGGATCCCGACTGGAAAGATGGCAAGGGCGTGCGGCTGAATTCACCGGAGGTTGCGGAACGCTACCAAGCGCACATCCTGGGCGGCATCAAGTGGGCGCTCGGCTTGGAACCCGGCGATGCAAAACCGCAAACGAGGTGACGCGTGGCGCGAATCGTTTCCACCAACCGAGAATTTTTTTGAAAATGAGAACCGTCGTCTGTCTCCTGGCGCTGGCCACTCTGAGCATCCTTGCTCCTGCCACTTTCGCGTCCGCATCTGACGCGGAAGGTTTCCAGCCGCTCTTCACTGGAAAGGACTTGTCAGGCTGGAAACTGCGCCAGCCCGGCGGTCATCCAAGCTGGAGCGTCAAGGATGGCGTGCTGATCAACACCGTCAACGCCGGCGAACACGGCACCGATCTCGTTACCGAGAAGAAATTCTGGAACTTCACCGTGCGTTACGAATACAAAATCCCGCAAGGCGCCAACAGCGGCTTCTATTTGCGCGGGCGGCACGAGATTCAGATTCTGGACGACTTCGCCACCGGGAAACCCAACCTCGGAGGCAACGGTGCGATCTATAACCACACGGCCGTTTCCAGGTTTGCTTCCAAACCCGCCGGGGAATGGAACACGGTTGAGGCCACGATCATCGGGAATAAGATTACGGTCATCCTCAACGGCGTGAAGGTCCACGACAACGTGGAGTGCAACCGGGCCACGGGCAGCGAGATCGACAACAAGGTGAACGAACCCGGCGCGATTTTCTTGCAAGGCGACCACGGCTCGGTCAGTTTCCGCAGTATTCGGATCAAAGAACTGAAATGAAGAATCCACAACGATTACCCGATCTGAGCCGGCGCACTTTTCTAAAGGGCAGCTCGTTCAGCACGCTCATGTCCATGCTCGGCGGCGTGCCGTTGGTCGCGCAGGAAAAGTCCGCGGATCCCGCCGCCGCGAACGTCGGAAAACCCATTGGCCGGCCCGTGAACTGCGGCCTGATCGGTCTGGGGCCTTGGGGCCGCGAAATTCTGGCCACGCTCTCCAAGATTCCCGAGGCGCACATCGTCGCGATTTGTGACACGTACGCCCCGATGCTGCGCCGCGGCCAACAGACCGCTCCGAAAGCCACGGCCACGGACGATTACAAGGCAGTGCTCCAGAACAAGGAGGTGGAGGCCGTGTTTATCGCGACGCCGACGCATCAACACCGCGAAATCACCCTCGCCGCGCTCAAGGCGGGCAAGCACGTGTATTGTGAAGCGCCGCTGGCCCACACCATTGACGATGCGCGCGCCATCGCCCTGGCAGCCAAGGCCTCGTTCAAATCGGTCTTTCAATCCGGTTTGCAAGCGCGCTCGCATCCGCAGCGCCATTTTCTGCTGCAGTTCATTCGCTCCGGCGCCATGGGCAAGCCGGTCATGGCCCGCGCCCAGTGGCACCGAAAACAAAGCTGGCGGTTTACCTCGCCCAATCCGGAGCGGGAAAAGGAAGTCAATTGGCGGTTGAGCCGGAAGACATCGCCCGGTCTGATCGGCGAGGTCGGCATCCACCAACTCGATGCCGCGACGTGGTTCCTGGATCAACGGCCTCAGGCCGTCACGGGCTTCGGTTCGCTCATCAAGTGGACCGAAGACAACCGCGATGTGCCCGACACAATTCAGGCCGTTCTCGAATATCCGCAAGGCGTTCAGCTCACCTACGACAGCACCCTGGCCAACTCGTTCGAATCCGATTACGAAGTCTATTATGGGACGGACAGCGCCATCATGGTCCGCGACAACAAAGCCTGGATGTTCAAGGAAGTCGATGCGCCGCTGTTGGGCTGGGAAGTCTATGCCCGGAAAGATTCGTTCTACAAAGAAACGGGCATCGCGCTCGTAGCCAACGCCTCCAAGCTGGAAGCCCAGGGCGAAGGCGGCGCCGAAGACACGGCCGCGGCCACCAACGCGCTCTCGTTCGCGCTCGAAGCGTTCCTGGGGAACGCCGGGAAAGTTGCCACCGCCGTGAAAGACTTCAAAGAAAACTTCGGCGAGGATGACGAGGCGTTGAAAGAACATCTCGCCGACCTGCGAAAAGGCCGGCTCCCCGCGGCTGGATACCAGGAAGGCTTCGACTCCGTAGTCATTGCCCTCAAGGCCAACGAGGCGATTCTCGAAAAGAAACGAATCGTATTCCAGCAGGAGTGGTTTGATCTCGGCTAACGGTCCGAGTTTTTTACAAAGGACATAACCTTATGAAATCATCCATTTTCTCTATCCGAAACGTCGTGCTCGGTCTCGTGCTGGCTGCGCTGGCTCTCCCGACGGCCGCCGAAACGTGGACGCGGTATCAAGGCCAGCCCAGAGGGAGCAAGCTTAAGCTCGAAGGCACTTCCACACTGCACGATTGGAGCGTGGAAGGAAAACTCATTGCCGGATTCATGGAACTGGAGTCCAACTTTCCGCTCGACCCCGCGGCCAAACCGCCGGCGGACGCGAAACTCAACGCCAAAGTCGAGGTGAAGATTCCGGTCACCTCGTTGCTCAGCGGCACGCAGCTCATGGACGAAGTCATGTACGAAGCCATGAAGCAGAAGCAGTACAAAGACATCCAATATCGCCTGAAACAAATCTCGGTGAAGACGGATGCTCCGGCGGGAGCGTTGCAGTTCAATGCCGTGGGCGAATTCTCGATCGCCGGGATGCTGCGCACCAATTCCATGGTCGTCACCATCGAGCGCGTGGATGCAACTCGCCTGAAAGTCAAAGGAGACACGGCGTTCAAGATGAGCGATTACGGGATCAAAGTGCGCGCCCCGCTCGCGCTCCCGTTGAAAGTGGGGGACGACGTGAAGGTGGCTTTCGAGTGGCTGGCCGCGCAGAAAGCAGAGGCCGCGAAGCCTGCTGAGAAATAGGCAGCGCTGCTAAACTAAGTGGTCCATTTCATAAATACGCTCACGTTCGCGGCAAGGGATTTTTCGGCCAGACGAGGCGCGAGCGACGAGCATATCCCGAAGTGGATCTGTAAGGAGCGAGCAACGAAGTCTGGCGAAAAAGAA
The sequence above is a segment of the Verrucomicrobiota bacterium genome. Coding sequences within it:
- a CDS encoding DUF1080 domain-containing protein; this encodes MRTVVCLLALATLSILAPATFASASDAEGFQPLFTGKDLSGWKLRQPGGHPSWSVKDGVLINTVNAGEHGTDLVTEKKFWNFTVRYEYKIPQGANSGFYLRGRHEIQILDDFATGKPNLGGNGAIYNHTAVSRFASKPAGEWNTVEATIIGNKITVILNGVKVHDNVECNRATGSEIDNKVNEPGAIFLQGDHGSVSFRSIRIKELK
- a CDS encoding ThuA domain-containing protein yields the protein MTTRSRFLQLAATLLLFAAIPPATPAAEAPKKLLVVTATVGFPHSSIPTAEKVLAQLGEKTGVFTVDIVGSGPRPRDKAQATAWMEKMTKDLAEKMNPEALKKYDGFIFANTTGVLPLPDKKAFLESIRGGKAFIGMHSASDTFHAEEGAPDPYKSGLIDPYTRMLGGEFRVHYAQVPIDCLVVDPKHPSTTALGDVFKIAQEEVYLMKNYDASRVHELLVLDKHPNDKGVWGRFPVSWCSNYGQGRVFYTSLGHREDVWDPDWKDGKGVRLNSPEVAERYQAHILGGIKWALGLEPGDAKPQTR
- a CDS encoding YceI family protein is translated as MKSSIFSIRNVVLGLVLAALALPTAAETWTRYQGQPRGSKLKLEGTSTLHDWSVEGKLIAGFMELESNFPLDPAAKPPADAKLNAKVEVKIPVTSLLSGTQLMDEVMYEAMKQKQYKDIQYRLKQISVKTDAPAGALQFNAVGEFSIAGMLRTNSMVVTIERVDATRLKVKGDTAFKMSDYGIKVRAPLALPLKVGDDVKVAFEWLAAQKAEAAKPAEK
- a CDS encoding Gfo/Idh/MocA family oxidoreductase, which codes for MKNPQRLPDLSRRTFLKGSSFSTLMSMLGGVPLVAQEKSADPAAANVGKPIGRPVNCGLIGLGPWGREILATLSKIPEAHIVAICDTYAPMLRRGQQTAPKATATDDYKAVLQNKEVEAVFIATPTHQHREITLAALKAGKHVYCEAPLAHTIDDARAIALAAKASFKSVFQSGLQARSHPQRHFLLQFIRSGAMGKPVMARAQWHRKQSWRFTSPNPEREKEVNWRLSRKTSPGLIGEVGIHQLDAATWFLDQRPQAVTGFGSLIKWTEDNRDVPDTIQAVLEYPQGVQLTYDSTLANSFESDYEVYYGTDSAIMVRDNKAWMFKEVDAPLLGWEVYARKDSFYKETGIALVANASKLEAQGEGGAEDTAAATNALSFALEAFLGNAGKVATAVKDFKENFGEDDEALKEHLADLRKGRLPAAGYQEGFDSVVIALKANEAILEKKRIVFQQEWFDLG